AGCTTGCCTCCTAGCAAACCAGATCGTACAAAGAGTGTCTGCGATTTTCACAAAGTTAGTTTttcgggagcaactagttaacgagcgctccttcgggagcctcgcaacgatcaacgccacttggcgcgctctcagccattcgtcacgtgtcgcgctctCGATGCTTCCttcagattttgtttttttattatttttccgcacgcgttttcgactttttaaacggttttttctccgggttttttcgacgttttggttttcccccagtctttcttagcttttcgataaatttttttttaatttttttgcgcgaaaaaaacgcgttttcttttattttcctttcatGAAATCacgttttttcttccgcgagaggcacggttatgctttagcgagagtcacggccgtgcctttcgaaaacgaaaaaaacgcgttttctgttttttttctttcgcgagaggcacggttgtgcttttgcgagagtcacgaccgtccctctaggaaagggaaaaacaaaacacgttttctgttttttttctttcgcgagagtcacgattttgcttccgcgagaggcatggttgtgctttcgcgaaagtcatgaccgtgcctctaggaaagggataaaaacgcgttttctgttttttttctttcgcgagagtcacgccgtgcctctcggaaacgggaaaaaatgcgttttctgttttttttccttccacgagagtcacggttttgctttcacgagaggcacggttgtgatttcgcgagagacacgggcgtgcctcttccggaaagggaaaaaaccatgctcccggttcggttttttcacccggtttttttcgtctggtttctttttgtgaaaaaaagttcgtcaaaacctatcaacatgagatctagttttaaagatctcgacgcgaggaatccaatgatgaaaacggttcgagatttggacgcacggtttaaaagataaaacgttttgaataaacggatctacgaaaaagggaaaactcccaggttgcgacaaatggCACGCTGCATATGCGCCACCTGTCGCGACCTAAGAaaatggagtgttctttgcaacgagtactccttaattagtgatttcataGTTTTTCTATCATCCTTCCTTATTTTCTGCTGGGCTGGGCTGCCAAGGACCAGTTGAGCTCCGCCCTAGTTACCTGGGCCTTTTTATACTGGAGAAAACAATTCTTTAACAAATTCGGGAGATAGTGAAGGCCCAGCAAGCACGAAAATGGGCTCCGAAGAGTCCAACTCGGCCCACGTAGGAAACGATTAACTCCCTAGGGTTtcacaagatatatatatatatatgctcagccgcccctccctcccctccctgctacCCCCGCTTTCctccccctcgcgccgccgccgccgccgccacctcctccgcaGTCAGCCCACCGCGAAGCGAGGTCGAATCAGCCATGGCGGACGCCAAGACCACCACGGCGGTCACCCTCCGCACCCGCAAGTTCATGACCAACCGCCTGCTCGCCCGCAAGCAGTTCGTGCTCGAGGTCATCCACCCCGGCCGCGCCAACGTCTCCAAGGTCTGAGATCTCGCCCCCCTCCTCTCGTTCCTTGGTTCCGTTGCATTTCGTCGTCGTTTCTGAAGCGCTCGTGTGCTTGTGCGCAGGCGGAGCTCAAGGAGAGGCTCGCCAAGGTGTACGAGGTCAAGGACCCCAACTGCATCTTCGTGTTCAAGTTCCGCACCCACTTCGGAGGCGGCAAGTCCTCCGGGTTTGGTCTCATCTACGACAACCTCGAGTCCGCCAAGAAGTTCGAGCCCAAGTACCGCCTCATCAGGGTATGGATCGGTTCTCCCTCGTTTCTTCTTCACATTGAGCTTAGTTGTGTCCTCTCGTCTAGATGTGCGCTAGTATTTGTTTGCGCTGTGCTCACCCATGGGTCGAGATGTAGTGATTTGTATTGATCTAACTGAGGCTTCTTAGTCTCGGTGAATTTTATGCTGCTCACTTAGGTTTCTTTTGATTCGAGTTAGAAAGCTAGATTTGCTTCCATTTTGTGTTTTGGAAGTGGCCTGATTAGCAGAAGTTACTGTTTGCTAGATTAAGTGAGTTAGTGGTAGGAAACTATAATTTGGAACGACTCGTTCTGTGGGTGTAGCTGGTTCTACCTTTTGGTTTGTTTGCTCAAACCTCAGTTTGCAGGTTTGAATGCTATTGTCAGGTTAAGTTACCCCCATGTCCTTCCAGGATAAAGTTAACCCTTTCTAATCCATCAGTGTTTGTCAGGTTAAGTCCCAAACCCACCCCATAGCTTGAACGAAATTGGCTGTTAGGTTGAAATGGCGCTAAGAATGGCATATTGTCTTGCAAATTGAGTATACTGATCTTCTATAAGTCATTACCTATCAGTCATGTGTAACTGATGAATATACTGGGGCGATACATAAGCTGTTTAACCAAGGGTTTGTTTGTGCACAAGCCTTGTTGTGGTTACCATGATGGTGCTGCTGGCAAGCTTAATGTGTATCCGACCAAATTATGTGTTTGCCTTGTTAGCAGTTGTAGTCCTCCGAATTGTTGAAGTTTACATTTGGGTGTAGAGATGGTTGAAGTCGCATCCCTACCATTATTGATATGGGGTGTAACTTGTTTCCGTTAGTTTTGTACTTTATGTAGCCCAATTATGTTGTTGATATGAAAAGGTGCTAGTAAAGATGATTTTACAATTGAGTATAAATGTTTGTATACGTCTTTCTTTTAAGGTGTGGTGCTTCTTTGTTTTGCTATTGTGGGTTATGTTGCAGTCACCTTCAGCGAGTCAGAGTTGCACATCATATTAGTTCATTACAATTGGAATTTTGGCTTAGCTTCTAAACTGACCTTCTAAACAGCTTTAATAGTGGAAGACTTTACTTGGATAAATTTCCATGTGACTATTACTAGATTCTTGCTTGCTGCTGTATAGTAGTGCCTAGCTGGCTATATTTACAATTTCATCATATAGTGGTTATTTTCATGCATCTTTTGTGATCTGTACCCAAGCTTGACATTGAACATGTATCTTCCACAGAAGGTGCAACGTGGTGCTCTATAGTATATATTTGTTGTTTTCAATGACATTGTATGGTCCTCTTTCTATGTCTGGAATTGCTAATATCTTTGCATCTTGTCAGAACGGTCTTGCTACAAAGGTGGAGAAGTCACGAAAGCAGATCAAGGAAAGGAAAAACAGGACCAAGAAGATCCGTGGTGTGAAGAAGGTCAGTTTTAATACAGCATTTCTCACATCTAGTTCAAGTTGAACTTGAATATGCTCTCTTTGTTAAACATGTTGACCAAACTATATTTTCTGTTATGTCATTTTTTGCAGACCAAGGCCGGAGATGCGAAGAAGAAGTAAGGGCCTGTCCTTGGTTTAGGACGGTATCCCTGTTGCAATGTTGCTGAGTGCTTAATTATAACTAGAAAAGACTTTATCATTTATGTCATCTCCTGGTATGTTAAGAGGCATTTTGTAGTATCTTATGCTATGATTTTGAGGAACTTGTTATACACCTGGTTGTCGTTGTTCTTGGTTTCGGCTGTTGATCAGTCAAAATTCATTGTGGGTTATTTTCCCCTTGAATGTTTCCATGTTGCGCAATGGAATGATTTCTTACGAGCGATTTCAAGTTCTGTTTAGGTGTCATTGGAGCAACTCTAGCGGATCTCTTTTTTAGTGATTTCAAGTTCTGTTTAGGGGGCATTGGAGCTACTCtagcatttctcttttttttcttcctggAGTATGTCTGGGTGTACGGtagctttatagaaggcagaatTGAACTTACCATGACACCACACACGCCAAGTCAAAAGAAAGGCACCACCTACAAAACAAGAGCCTATCTAAGCTGAGAAACAATTCTGCCTCTTGATGGAACAAAAATGTGCATCTCGACGTTGGAGACCTCTGAAAAAACTCGTTATAGTTCTTAGCTTGCAATCTCATACTGCCTTTgtcttaaaataagtgtctcaactctaATACAATTTTATACTAAAGGGACCAAGGGAACAACTCTAATACAATTTTTATACTAAAGGGACGAGGGAGTATTAAAAAGGAAAAAAACGACCAAACAGGACCACGACtatttttggagaagtcaaacatcacaaactAAGTAAGTTTGTGGAGAAAATATTTACATGTAGAATGCCAAACATATCATTAGAATCATCATAATATGTAGATTCATAATtcatatatttggtattgtagatacaaATAGTTCTTTtcataaacttgatcaaagtttgtaaagtgatttttcaaaaaatctatatgcagttcgttatgaaacagagggagtatttcattAAGCATTTTGAACTATAAACATTGAAAATATTTGATTTAACTGAGCGATAATCTCAACTTTCTGTATTTTACTCCAAATCATGTACTTTATGTATTTCATTAAGCATTTTGAACTATAAACATTGAAAcaacggagggagtagtgtttaTCCTTCCAAATATTTGCTTTGAGAAATTTTCGACTTCGCGTATCGTTGACAATGGCAAAGCATACATCATGTATTCCAGGCCAGTCTTGCGTATGTATTTGTGACCCCAGTGAGGTTGCTACTAATTAAGTGTTTTCGTGATATAACTGGTTTGTTACCTCCTCATAATATTCGTACCTCTCTGATCATCGCCTCTAGACTTGTACCATCTGTCAACCCTTTATTAGCAGAATAATAGATCATTTGAGAATGGGATATACATCCCATGTACTGGATCAACTGAAGACTCTAGGCTTCCATCGAGCCACTACTACATTTCGTTTACATTAACACCTACTCCATCCGTCCTAGCTTGAAAAAGGTTTTTATATTAGGGATAGAGTAAATGATTACAGAAAATAAAACCTTCATAAAATGGACgtttttacttttatgtttcatTTGAGAACCCCTTGAACGCCTTCTCAAAGGGTTCTCAAAAATTCGGAGCAGAGTAACCAAGCCCAAGGAATTATTCTATCCGTTCTGATAAGCCAAGCCCATCTTGCTAAATTATCTGCAAAATCTCCTTTGACAGATGATCCTCTACTACATAAGACGTCATGTATTGACTCATCTTATGACCTCGGCTGCACCATTGTCATCATTCATCAATGTATTCAAGGTTTCTATCTAATATTGTTAAGTTTTTCACATCTCAGATTTATGTATCAATTTGTATGTACATATACGACTATAAACCCTATAAACCCGATCACAATCCAGTGCAACATCATCAACGTGTTAAATTGCTCAATTCGTCACAAGCCTTTGCACAAGGTATTGCTTAGGACACACTTCCTCCGAGCTTTCTTTCCACACTAGCACACCGTCTGTTCTTAAatataagacatttcgacagttTCTTACATTTGTGGACAAAAGGAGTATTAGATTCAAGACGAGCACTTCACATTTTGATATGCTAGGCCGAGTTTCCCAACCATATACCCTTTCTTTTTCTGAGAGGTTCCCAACCATATAACTGTAAAAACAGCAGTACAGGCTCGAAGAACAAATAAAATGAATGTCTGTGGGATTAGGAGTTGGTGCAAATAATGTTACATCGTCAAGATAAACCAACCCAAAACTGTGGCTCCATCATTACAAGCTCTCTCACAAGTATAAAAGTCGGTTCAAAAAGTCACTTGGGTATTTGGCTGTTGCCAGTACATAACTGTCTCTAACTGATTTTCATTCAAATGAAGAAATGTTGATCAGTATGGGGTCCATCTGGACGGTGTTGCTTGAGCTATTCCAAGGACAACTAGTAATCATTAATTGGTCAGACACTAGAAGATCATTGGAGAATGAAGAGCACACAAGAATCAACTACAGGCCCAAACCTGACTATTCTGTGGCAACTGATCAGAACGAATGCCTGATCGGATGCATTTATCCACAGAACTAATGGGGCAGCTGTTCCTTTTCGTTGCATAGAAAACCATAGACCTGCCTCAAGTTTCCCCTAGATGGCCGCGCATTAACGGCGTATTTGCAAATGAACACCAGCCTCTTCCTCATCTCTAACTTGGTGATGTCTCTTCTCATAAAAGATTCGCCGCAGTCGAAGCACCCTTGAGATAAATACATACTGATTAGTTCAAGATGAATAGACATGACTTATTCGAAGTATATATAGTTCTACAGAGCACCTACCTAGTATTAAAAAAAATTGA
The sequence above is drawn from the Triticum aestivum cultivar Chinese Spring chromosome 7A, IWGSC CS RefSeq v2.1, whole genome shotgun sequence genome and encodes:
- the LOC123147979 gene encoding 40S ribosomal protein S24-1, which codes for MADAKTTTAVTLRTRKFMTNRLLARKQFVLEVIHPGRANVSKAELKERLAKVYEVKDPNCIFVFKFRTHFGGGKSSGFGLIYDNLESAKKFEPKYRLIRNGLATKVEKSRKQIKERKNRTKKIRGVKKTKAGDAKKK